A part of Silurus meridionalis isolate SWU-2019-XX chromosome 18, ASM1480568v1, whole genome shotgun sequence genomic DNA contains:
- the ada2b gene encoding adenosine deaminase 2-A, with translation MKLFGSSSSGTTALLAVLMLASMKGAECAPDPHQRELLLQEEASRVIGGRVELSAAERRLDSYLHKLKEQEIMSPGFPPSLHFFKAKPYIQKSLVFKVLQKMPKGAVLHIHKSALVSVDWLVKNATYRPHCYVCFTWKGRVKFTFSPRQPFPRLGCSGWILLEDLRATISDVPAFDQSLMQNLTLFTENPELAYPTQDEVWNQFEQIFEAISGLINYAPVFKDYLYQGLLQLYDDNILYLELRAGLSKIYELDGTVHDREWSIQTYKNVSEQFKLEHPDFIGIRIIVSVFRLTNLSAVKQAVQDTIEIQKRYPEIIAGFDLVGREDGGNSIWYFRSALPVPTGNLSYFFHAGETDLYGTDVDRNILDALLYNTTRIGHGFALAHHPLARELSRKMGVPVEVCPISNQVLKLVSDLRNHPAAVLMAEGHPMVVSSDDPTLFGTSGLAYDFYEVFVGIGGLSAGVGTLKELAINSIRYSSLPPGLKDKAMALWQQQWTKFILENSP, from the exons ATGAAGCTATTTGGCTCTTCATCAAGTGGTACCACAGCACTGTTAGCAGTGCTCATGCTAGCTTCAATGAAAGGGGCCGAATGTGCACCAGACCCCCACCAGAGAGAGCTTCTGCTCCAGGAGGAAGCCTCCAGAGTGATCGGTGGCAGAGTGGAGCTCAGCGCAGCAGAGCGTCGACTTGACTCGTACTTGCACAAACTGAAGGAGCAGGAGATTATGTCTCCGGGTTTCCCTCCATCTCTGCACTTCTTCAAAGCAAAACCCTACATCCAAAAAAGTCTGGTGTTCAAAGTGCTGCAGAAAATGCCAAAAG GTGCCGTCCTACACATCCACAAATCTGCTCTGGTGAGCGTCGACTGGCTCGTCAAGAACGCAACATATCGGCCTCACTGCTATGTCTGTTTCACGTGGAAGGGCCGCGTGAAGTTCACGTTCTCTCCCCGGCAGCCGTTCCCACGTTTGGGTTGCTCCGGATGGATCCTGTTGGAGGACCTGAGGGCCACCATTAGCGATGTACCTGCTTTTGACCAGAG TTTGATGCAGAACCTCACGCTGTTCACAGAGAACCCCGAGCTGGCATACCCGACCCAGGACGAAGTGTGGAACCAGTTCGAGCAAATATTTGAGGCGATCTCTGGGCTGATCAACTACGCACCGGTTTTCAAAGATTACCTCTACCAAGGCCTCCTGCAACTTTACGACGACAATATTCTGTATTTGGAGCTTAGGGCTGGCTTGTCTAAG ATCTATGAACTTGACGGCACAGTTCATGACAGAGAGTGGTCTATTCAAACCTACAAAAATGTAAGCGAGCAGTTCAAGCTGGAGCATCCAGATTTCATCGGGATTCGAATAATTGTGTCTGTATTTCG ACTAACGAACTTATCGGCGGTCAAACAAGCGGTCCAAGATACCATAGAGATTCAAAAACGCTATCCGGAGATCATCGCCGGCTTTGATCTG gtCGGCCGTGAGGATGGAGGAAATTCCATCTGGTATTTTCGAAGTGCTCTTCCAGTTCCCACTGGCAACCTTTCGTACTTTTTCCATGCAGGCGAAACCG ACTTATACGGCACAGATGTAGACAGGAACATTCTGGATGCTCTGTTATACAACACAACGCGTATCGGGCATGGGTTTGCCCTGGCGCACCATCCCCTGGCCAGGGAGCTCTCCAGAAAAATGGGAGTGCCAGTGGAAGTATGTCCTATATCCAACCAG GTGCTGAAGCTGGTCTCAGACCTGCGTAATCACCCCGCCGCAGTGTTAATGGCAGAAGGACATCCCATGGTAGTGAGCTCTGATGACCCAACCCTGTTCGGTACTAGTGGACTCGCCTACGATTTCTACGAAGTCTTTGTAGGAATCGGAGGCCTGAGTGCCGGCGTAGGAACGCTCAAGGAGCTGGCAATAAATTCAATCAg GTACAGCTCTTTGCCACCAGGGCTTAAGGACAAAGCCATGGCTTTGTGGCAGCAACAGTGGACCAAGTTCATATTGGAGAATTCGCCAtag
- the atp6v1e1b gene encoding V-type proton ATPase subunit E 1 has translation MALSDADVQKQIKHMMAFIEQEANEKAEEIDAKAEEEFNIEKGRLVQTQRLKIMEYYEKKEKQIEQQKKIQMSNLMNQARLKVLKARDDMISDMLNDARHRMAGIARDPARYSALMDGLVLQGFYQLLEPKVMLRCRKQDLALVQAAIQKNIPIYKATVKNNLEVRIDQDNFLPPNISGGIELYNADGKIKVSNTLESRLDLMAQQMMPEIRVALFGVNQNRKFMD, from the exons ATGGCGCTCAGCGACGCGGATGTTCAGAAGCAG ATCAAGCACATGATGGCTTTCATTGAGCAGGAGGCCAACGAAAAGGCAGAGGAGATCGACGCCAAG GCAGAAGAGGAGTTCAACATCGAAAAGGGTCGCTTGGTACAGACTCAAAGGCTGAAGATCATGGAGTACtatgaaaagaaggagaaacagATCGAGCAGCAGAAGAAAAT TCAGATGTCGAATTTGATGAACCAGGCCAGGTTGAAGGTCCTGAAAGCCCGAGATGATATGATCTCG gacATGCTAAATGATGCACGTCATAGGATGGCAGGCATTGCCAGAGATCCAGCCCGGTACTCTGCCTTGATGGACGGACTGGTGCTACAG ggtttttatCAGCTACTAGAACCCAAAGTGATGCTCCGTTGCCGCAAGCAGGACTTGGCCTTAGTGCAG GCTGCCATACAGAAAAACATTCCCATCTACAAAGCAACTGTGAAGAACAATCTCGAAGTGCGCATTGATCAAGACAACTTCCTCCCCCCGAATAT CTCCGGTGGTATTGAGCTCTATAATGCAGATGGCAAGATTAAAGTGTCCAACACTCTGGAGAGCAGGCTGGACCTTATGGCACAGCAG ATGATGCCTGAAATCCGGGTTGCCCTGTTCGGTGTGAACCAGAACCGCAAATTCATGGATTAA
- the rad51ap1 gene encoding RAD51-associated protein 1 has translation MDRPSRQKKAINYSDFLNDDDDEDFATAKPPPNKKARASEKECPEDKTRKCEILDSAAKEHKERVSLDERLSRRDLETALILSRLQSTVTSAEEPLGSCRDEKSEPPVLTHYSADGSCFDEAPPCNTSKDTPPLLSNCSVDVQCMGSDNITSEQTPSSGVSTKTQQRCPSQDEEYRPRNTAESDSEFSDESEDEEYTVKRKRENVKRAKSEKKASPKTAKKEKKPAKVPKTKTQARGKDTALSSPGVRSPAAGQRFSAPNRTPTTPPMSKSALHTSPGCGKMPKWTPPGLVGRSPSSCESPPVKSPGLGLRLGLSRLARVKPLHPNTVAH, from the exons ATGGATCGACCATCGAG GCAAAAGAAAGCCATCAATTACTCCGACTTcttgaatgatgatgatg ATGAGGACTTTGCCACGGCGAAACCGCCTCCGAACAAAAAAGCTCGGGCTTCTGAGAAGGAATGTCCGGAGGACAAAACCAGGAAATGTGAAATCCTCGATTCAGCAGCAAAAGAACACAAAGAGAG AGTGTCGCTGGATGAAAGGCTGAGCAGGAGAGATTTAGAAACTGCTCTCATTCTTTCTCGGCTCCAGTCTACAGTAACGTCCGCAGAGGAGCCGCTCGGAAGTTGTCGAG ATGAGAAGTCGGAGCCTCCGGTGCTGACACACTACAGTGCAGATGGCAGCTGCTTTG aTGAAGCTCCGCCCTGCAACACTTCCAAAGACACGCCCCCTCTGCTGTCAAACTGTAGCGTGGACGTCCAATGCATGG GATCAGATAACATCACTAGTGAGCAGACACCTTCGTCTGGCGTCTCCACAAAAACGCAACAGAGGTGTCCGTCGCAGGACGAAGAATACAGACCTCGAAACACAGCCG AGAGCGACTCGGAGTTCAGTGACGAgagtgaggatgaagagtaCACGGTGAAAAGGAAACGAGAGAACGTGAAAAGGGCCAAGAGTGAGAAAAAGGCATCACCGAAAAcagcaaagaaagagaagaagccAGCGAAGGTGCCTAAAACCAAAACGCAGGCCAGAG GCAAAGACACAGCACTCAGTAGTCCAGGGGTCAGGAGTCCAGCTGCTGGTCAGCGTTTCTCAGCACCAAACAGAACTCCCACCACCCCTCCCATGTCCAAATCTGCCCTCCATACCAGCCCTGGTTGCGGCAAAATGCCAAAATGGACTCCTCCTG GTCTGGTAGGAAGAAGTCCTAGTTCTTGTGAGAGTCCTCCGGTGAAGTCTCCCGGACTCGGTCTACGGTTAGGACTGTCTCGCCTGGCGCGTGTAAAACCCCTGCACCCCAACACAGTGGCACATTAG